From a single Candidatus Cloacimonadaceae bacterium genomic region:
- a CDS encoding TdeIII family type II restriction endonuclease, producing the protein MPLTPRQTKLLEEILINSLRAKFQNHNPEPASMPFHTRLLGKDRLALYSFIHSLNTNFGTTVFEPVAVALGSNRFALSSKQISAGNRISSDAHHVIQNIMNGLTTATTAPNKIAEIDAIRQVCNKGTMQNVNLTRVDLKLIASIGAIYLIDIKTAKPNAGGFKEFKRTLLEWAAATLADNPEAEVHTLIA; encoded by the coding sequence ATGCCCCTAACCCCACGACAAACCAAACTACTTGAAGAAATCCTGATCAATAGCCTGAGAGCCAAGTTTCAAAACCACAATCCCGAACCCGCTTCCATGCCTTTTCATACCAGATTGTTGGGCAAGGACAGGTTGGCATTGTATTCATTTATCCACTCTTTGAATACGAATTTTGGGACTACTGTCTTTGAACCGGTTGCCGTAGCACTTGGATCAAATCGTTTCGCATTGTCATCAAAACAGATATCGGCTGGAAATCGCATTTCCTCAGACGCCCATCATGTTATCCAGAACATAATGAATGGTTTGACAACAGCCACTACCGCACCAAACAAGATTGCCGAGATCGACGCTATCCGACAAGTATGCAACAAGGGAACTATGCAGAATGTAAACCTGACCAGAGTTGATTTGAAGCTAATAGCATCAATCGGCGCGATTTACCTGATAGACATCAAGACCGCAAAACCGAACGCCGGAGGCTTCAAAGAATTCAAAAGAACATTGCTTGAATGGGCGGCTGCGACCTTGGCAGATAATCCTGAAGCGGAAGTCCACACCTTGATAGCCAT
- a CDS encoding DNA methyltransferase: MAMEATDLINVKDASGWATSHLGKYVSTSNISYLIQYGRIRKYGDNGTVLISKHELHEYYKTYNGSREMTWRQQLGEDLNWALSFDQYKEAETTKHVHRLHPYKGKFIPQLVEYFLDRHTDSFKTETFFKPGDIVLDPFAGSGTTLVQASELGLHAVGVDISAFNVMISGCKVKKYDLSDVQSESERITKALKLFLTDSKTIEFEDRLLKELYEFNNKYFPVPDYKYRLRNNQVDEKTYGAEKEQEFLPMYLDLIETYKIKLLQENPLTFMDKWFIRPIRSEIDFVYREIQKISNGFTKKILGIILSRTIRSCRATTHADLATLNEPITTTYYCSKHGKMCKPLFSMLKWWTTYTKDTTSRLKQFDNLRTDTMQVCVTGDSRNIDIQDKVKQVEPALASLIDSQKIKGIFTSPPYVGLIDYHEQHAYAYDLFGFERHDELEIGPLFKGQNRAAKQSYVLGISEVLNNCKRFLADDYDVFMVANDKCNLYPIIAENAGMKIVNQYKRPVLNRTEKDKGAYSEIIFHLRKMV; encoded by the coding sequence ATGGCAATGGAAGCCACTGATCTGATCAATGTGAAGGATGCCAGCGGATGGGCGACAAGCCACCTTGGAAAATATGTTTCGACATCCAATATCAGCTATCTGATCCAATATGGGCGCATCCGCAAATACGGGGACAATGGTACTGTATTGATATCAAAGCATGAATTGCATGAATACTATAAGACATACAATGGCAGCAGGGAGATGACCTGGCGTCAGCAGCTTGGCGAAGACCTGAATTGGGCTTTGTCATTTGACCAATATAAAGAAGCTGAAACCACCAAACACGTTCATCGGCTGCATCCATACAAGGGCAAATTCATCCCCCAACTCGTCGAGTATTTTCTTGATCGCCACACTGATAGCTTTAAGACCGAGACTTTTTTCAAGCCTGGGGACATCGTTTTGGACCCCTTTGCCGGTAGCGGGACTACTTTGGTGCAAGCAAGCGAGCTCGGGCTGCATGCAGTGGGTGTGGATATCTCAGCTTTTAATGTGATGATTTCAGGCTGTAAGGTGAAAAAATATGACTTGAGCGATGTTCAATCCGAGAGCGAACGCATCACAAAGGCGCTGAAGCTATTTCTCACGGACTCAAAAACCATTGAATTTGAAGATAGACTGCTCAAGGAACTGTATGAATTCAACAACAAGTATTTTCCAGTACCGGATTATAAATATCGGTTGAGAAACAATCAGGTTGATGAAAAAACGTATGGAGCCGAAAAAGAGCAAGAGTTTCTGCCAATGTACCTGGATTTGATCGAGACGTATAAAATCAAGTTGCTTCAGGAGAATCCCCTCACATTTATGGATAAATGGTTCATCAGACCCATACGTTCGGAGATCGATTTCGTCTATCGTGAGATTCAGAAGATCAGCAATGGCTTCACAAAGAAAATCCTCGGCATCATCCTGAGCCGCACCATCAGAAGCTGCCGCGCCACCACCCATGCCGATCTGGCAACGCTCAATGAACCTATTACCACGACATATTATTGCTCAAAGCATGGCAAAATGTGCAAGCCGCTCTTCTCCATGCTCAAATGGTGGACAACCTATACCAAGGACACAACCAGCCGCCTTAAGCAGTTTGACAACTTGAGAACTGACACTATGCAGGTTTGCGTCACCGGCGACAGCAGAAACATCGACATACAGGATAAAGTGAAACAAGTAGAGCCTGCCCTCGCTTCACTGATCGACTCTCAGAAGATCAAGGGTATATTCACCTCTCCTCCCTATGTGGGTTTGATCGACTATCATGAGCAACATGCCTATGCCTATGATCTGTTTGGTTTTGAACGACACGATGAACTGGAAATCGGTCCGCTTTTCAAGGGGCAGAACAGAGCAGCCAAACAAAGCTATGTTCTGGGGATAAGCGAGGTTCTCAATAACTGCAAACGCTTTCTGGCGGATGATTATGACGTGTTTATGGTTGCCAATGACAAATGCAATTTGTATCCAATCATTGCTGAAAATGCCGGCATGAAAATAGTGAATCAATACAAACGACCCGTGTTGAATAGAACCGAAAAGGATAAGGGTGCTTACTCGGAGATCATCTTCCATTTGAGGAAAATGGTGTAA